The proteins below are encoded in one region of Rhinolophus sinicus isolate RSC01 linkage group LG07, ASM3656204v1, whole genome shotgun sequence:
- the LRG1 gene encoding leucine-rich alpha-2-glycoprotein, whose product MSFWSPEQNQSPGGLDTHLSRILFLLLLIVAPSAQGVIQNPDACQVFQSDNGSSVNCYPPAKLPSSLPADTTYLSAEFLNLTQLPPNTLQGISNLQELHLSSNRLEKLSVKFLLPVPQLKVLDLTRNALTHLSSGLFQASAALHTLVLKENQLEVLEASWLHGLKALVHLDLSGNCLRTLPPGLLANFTDLRILDLGNNQLETLPPDLLRGPLKLERLHLEGNRLQALEEGLLAPQPNLHYLFLQDNQLATVAAGAFRGLKQLDMLDLSNNLLTGVPKGLWAYLGQPGAAQNMKDGFDISGNPWTCNQNLDDLYQWLVANKDKMFSPNDTRCAEPKAMKGQTLLAVATSHLKPKVGVETGVTAPKNTVPH is encoded by the exons ATGTCCTTTTGGAGCCCAGAGCAAAACCAGAG CCCAGGGGGCCTGGACACCCATCTTTCTAGAATCTTGTTCCTGCTGCTACTAATTGTGGCCCCCTCAGCCCAGGGAGTCATCCAAAACCCTGACGCCTGTCAAGTGTTCCAGTCAGACAATGGCAGCTCTGTCAACTGCTACCCACCCGCCAAACTCCCCTCATCCCTCCCGGCCGACACCACCTACCTTTCCGCAGAGTTCTTGAACCTCACCCAGCTGCCGCCCAACACCCTCCAGGGCATCTCTAACCTCCAGGAACTGCACCTTTCTAGCAACCGCCTGGAGAAGCTCTCGGTGAAGTTTCTGTTGCCTGTGCCTCAGCTAAAAGTGCTCGATCTAACTCGCAACGCTCTGACTCATCTGTCTTCGGGCCTCTTCCAGGCCTCGGCTGCCCTCCATACCTTGGTGCTGAAGGAAAACCAGCTGGAAGTCCTGGAGGCCTCATGGCTGCACGGCCTGAAAGCCTTGGTGCACCTAGACCTGTCTGGGAACTGCCTCCGGACGCTGCCCCCGGGGCTGCTGGCCAACTTCACCGACCTGCGCATTCTTGACCTTGGCAATAACCAGTTGGAGACTTTGCCCCCTGATCTTCTGAGGGGTCCTCTGAAGTTGGAACGGCTACACCTGGAGGGCAACAGGTTGCAGGCACTCGAAGAGGGCCTACTGGCACCCCAGCCAAACCTGCACTACCTTTTCCTGCAAGACAACCAGCTGGCCACGGTGGCAGCCGGCGCCTTCCGAGGTCTGAAGCAGCTGGACATGCTGGATCTCTCCAACAATTTACTGACAGGCGTGCCCAAAGGACTCTGGGCATACCTGGGGCAGCCTGGGGCAGCCCAGAACATGAAGGACGGCTTCGACATCTCTGGTAACCCCTGGACCTGCAATCAGAACCTGGACGACCTCTATCAGTGGCTTGTGGCCAATAAAGACAAGATGTTCTCCCCGAATGACACACGCTGCGCTGAGCCTAAAGCCATGAAGGGACAGACACTCCTGGCTGTGGCCACGTCCCATTTGAAGCCTAAGGTTGGGGTGGAGACAGGGGTGACTGCTCCGAAGAACACTGTACCCCACTAG
- the PLIN5 gene encoding perilipin-5, with protein sequence MSEDEAAQAPRPSLWEQDQQNVVQRVVALPLVRTTCTAVSDAYSAAKDRHPLLGSACRLAEHCVCSITTSALDHAQPLLSHLQPQLATVNDLACRGLDKLEEKLPFLQQPSEMVVTSAKGAVASGMTGVVGLARQGRRWSVELKRSMSHAVDVVLGKSEELVDHFLPMTEEELATLAAEAEGPEVGSVEEQRKHQGYFVRLGSLSARLRHLAYEHSLGKLRQKKHHAQDTLAQLQETLELIDLVQCGATPITPAQPGKVHELWSLYPLENGRRSSQAEMETLMLSRSLMQELQSSVDALETSVRGLPASAQEKVAEVRRSVDALQATFANARCFRDVPAAALAEGRGSMARAHACVDELLELVMQAMPLPWLVGPFAPILLERSEPPPDLEALVDEIVGGPDPRWAHLDWPAQQRAWEAHHRNGTGFPEDIPEEEPEPPSRPKHTLMPELDF encoded by the exons ATGTCAGAAGATGAAGCAGCTCAGGCCCCCAGACCCAGCTTGTGGGAGCAGGACCAGCAG AACGTGGTACAGCGCGTGGTGGCCCTGCCCCTGGTCAGGACCACGTGTACCGCCGTCTCCGATGCCTACAGCGCAGCCAAGGACCGGCACCCGCTGCTGGGCTCCGCCTGCCGCCTGGCCGAGCACTGCGTATGCAGCATAACCACCAGCGCCCTGGACCATGCCCAGCCACTGCTCAGCCACCTGCAGCCTCAGT tGGCCACAGTGAATGACCTGGCCTGCAGAGGCCTGGACAAGTTGGAAGAGAAGCTGCCCTTTCTCCAGCAGCCTTCGGAGATG GTGGTGACCTCAGCCAAGGGGGCCGTGGCCAGCGGTATGACAGGCGTGGTGGGCCTGGCACGGCAGGGCCGGCGCTGGAGCGTGGAGCTGAAGCGTTCCATGAGCCACGCTGTGGACGTTGTGCTGGGCAAGTCAGAGGAGCTGGTGGACCATTTCCTGCCCATGACCGAGGAGGAGCTCG CGACACTGGCAGCCGAGGCTGAGGGCCCAGAAGTGGGCTCCGTGGAGGAGCAGAGGAAACATCAGGGCTACTTTGTGCGCCTGGGCTCTCTGTCAGCACGGCTCCGTCACCTGGCATATGAGCAttctctggggaaactgaggcagaagaaaCACCATGCACAGGACACACTGGCTCAGCTGCAGGAGACACTGGAGCTG ATTGACCTCGTGCAGTGTGGGGCAACCCCCATCACCCCAGCCCAGCCCGGGAAGGTACACGAACTGTGGAGTCTATACCCGCTGGAGAATGGCCGCCGCAGCAGCCAG GCGGAGATGGAGACCCTCATGCTGTCCCGCAGCCTGATGCAGGAACTACAGAGCTCGGTGGATGCACTGGAGACAAGCGTGCGGGGCCTCCCTGCCAGCGCCCAGGAAAAGGTGGCCGAGGTGCGGCGCAGCGTGGACGCCCTGCAGGCCACCTTCGCCAATGCGCGCTGTTTCAGGGATGTGCCGGCAGCCGCGCTGGCCGAAGGCCGGGGCAGCATGGCCCGGGCCCATGCCTGTGTGGACGAGCTGCTGGAGCTGGTGATGCAGGCCATGCCGCTGCCCTGGCTCGTGGGGCCCTTCGCGCCCATTCTCTTGGAGCGGTCCGAACCCCCTCCGGACCTGGAAGCCCTGGTGGACGAAATCGTGGGGGGCCCTGACCCCCGCTGGGCGCACCTGGACTGGCCAGCCCAGCAGAGAGCCTGGGAGGCCCACCACCGGAACGGGACAGGCTTCCCGGAGGACATTCCCGAGGAAGAGCCGGAGCCCCCCAGCCGCCCCAAGCACACCCTGATGCCAGAGCTGGACTTCTGA